Proteins encoded within one genomic window of Citrobacter amalonaticus Y19:
- a CDS encoding hydrolase, with product MTHVILHDPEMPNGSSDEFRPMRGISNRHLQTMLPRLIRRKVNFDAHWQRLELPDGDFVDLAWSEDPHQAKHKPRLVVFHGLEGSLNSPYAHGLIEAAKNRGWLGVVMHFRGCSGEPNRLNRIYHSGETEDGTWFLGWLQRELGHAPTAAVGYSLGGNMLACLLAKEGKNIPLDAAVIVSAPFVLEACSYHMDKGFSRVYQRYLLNLLKANASRKLAAYPGSLPVSLAQLKSLRRIREFDDLITAKIHGFADAIDYYRQCSAMPLLSDIAIPTLIIHAKDDPFMDSHVIPKAEDLPPQVEYQLTEHGGHVGFIGGTLRRPQMWLESRIPDWLTPYLEA from the coding sequence ATGACACACGTAATCCTTCACGACCCTGAGATGCCAAATGGCAGCAGTGACGAATTCCGCCCGATGCGCGGTATCAGTAATCGCCATCTGCAAACGATGCTCCCACGCCTGATCCGGCGAAAGGTGAATTTCGACGCCCACTGGCAGCGTCTGGAATTGCCCGATGGCGACTTTGTCGATCTGGCATGGAGTGAAGATCCGCATCAGGCGAAGCACAAGCCGCGCCTGGTGGTCTTTCATGGTCTGGAAGGTAGCCTGAACAGTCCGTACGCGCATGGTCTGATTGAGGCGGCAAAGAATCGTGGCTGGCTTGGCGTGGTGATGCACTTTCGCGGCTGTAGCGGCGAGCCCAATCGCCTGAATCGCATTTATCACTCGGGCGAAACCGAAGACGGGACCTGGTTCTTAGGCTGGTTACAGCGGGAATTAGGCCATGCGCCGACGGCCGCCGTGGGCTATTCGCTTGGCGGAAACATGCTGGCGTGTCTGCTGGCAAAAGAAGGAAAAAACATCCCACTCGACGCGGCAGTCATTGTCTCCGCTCCCTTTGTGCTGGAAGCCTGCAGCTACCATATGGATAAAGGCTTTTCCCGCGTTTATCAGCGCTATCTGCTCAACCTGCTGAAGGCTAACGCGTCACGCAAGCTGGCAGCCTATCCCGGTTCGCTGCCGGTGAGTCTGGCGCAGTTGAAATCCCTGCGCCGTATCCGCGAGTTTGACGATCTCATCACCGCCAAAATTCACGGTTTCGCCGATGCTATCGACTACTATCGTCAGTGTAGCGCAATGCCCTTGCTCAGTGACATCGCCATTCCGACGCTTATCATCCACGCGAAAGATGACCCATTTATGGACAGTCATGTGATCCCCAAAGCGGAAGATTTACCGCCGCAGGTGGAATATCAGTTAACTGAACACGGCGGCCACGTCGGGTTTATCGGCGGGACATTGCGTCGGCCCCAAATGTGGCTTGAGTCGCGCATTCCTGACTGGCTGACACCGTACCTGGAGGCATAA
- a CDS encoding YheU family protein: MQIPWQDLSPETLDNLIESFVLREGTDYGEHERTLEQKVADVKRQLQCGEAILVWSELHETVNIMPRKSFRE, translated from the coding sequence ATGCAGATCCCCTGGCAAGACCTTTCCCCCGAAACGCTGGATAATCTGATCGAAAGCTTTGTGTTGCGCGAAGGCACCGATTATGGTGAACATGAACGTACCCTTGAGCAAAAAGTCGCCGACGTTAAACGCCAGTTACAGTGTGGAGAAGCGATTCTGGTGTGGTCTGAGTTGCACGAAACCGTCAACATCATGCCACGCAAATCATTTCGCGAATAA
- a CDS encoding phosphoribulokinase, giving the protein MSAKHPVIAVTGSSGAGTTTTSLAFRKIFAQLNLRAAEVEGDSFHRYTRPEMDMAIRKARDAGRHISYFGPDANDFGLLEQTFVEYGQTGKGQSRKYLHTYDEAVPWNQVPGTFTPWQPLPEPTDVLFYEGLHGGVVTPQHEVASHVDLLVGVVPIVNLEWIQKLIRDTSERGHSREAVMDSVVRSMDDYINYITPQFSRTHINFQRVPTVDTSNPFAAKGIPSLDESFVVIHFRNLEGIDFPWLLAMLQGSFISHINTLVVPGGKMGLAMELIMLPLVQRLMEGKKIE; this is encoded by the coding sequence ATGTCTGCCAAACATCCGGTGATAGCGGTAACAGGATCCAGCGGCGCGGGGACCACCACCACCAGCCTCGCGTTTCGTAAAATTTTTGCGCAGCTCAACCTGCGCGCCGCCGAGGTGGAAGGCGACAGTTTTCATCGCTATACCCGTCCGGAAATGGATATGGCGATCCGCAAGGCGCGCGATGCCGGACGCCACATCAGCTATTTTGGCCCCGACGCTAATGACTTCGGTCTGCTGGAACAGACGTTTGTTGAGTACGGTCAGACGGGCAAAGGCCAGTCGCGAAAATATCTGCATACCTACGATGAAGCCGTCCCGTGGAACCAGGTGCCGGGGACGTTCACTCCGTGGCAACCCCTGCCGGAACCCACCGACGTGCTGTTCTATGAAGGCCTGCACGGCGGCGTCGTCACGCCGCAGCATGAGGTCGCAAGCCATGTTGACCTGCTGGTCGGCGTTGTCCCCATCGTTAACCTGGAATGGATCCAGAAACTGATCCGTGATACCAGCGAGCGAGGCCATTCTCGTGAAGCGGTGATGGATTCCGTGGTGCGTTCGATGGACGACTATATCAACTACATTACGCCGCAGTTCTCCCGCACCCACATCAACTTTCAGCGCGTCCCTACCGTTGACACGTCAAACCCATTTGCGGCCAAAGGCATTCCGTCACTGGATGAAAGCTTTGTGGTGATTCATTTCCGCAATCTGGAAGGGATCGATTTCCCCTGGCTGCTGGCGATGCTGCAGGGGTCATTCATTTCCCACATCAATACCCTGGTGGTACCTGGCGGTAAAATGGGGCTGGCCATGGAACTGATTATGTTGCCGTTGGTACAACGACTGATGGAAGGGAAAAAAATCGAGTAA
- a CDS encoding OsmC family protein produces the protein MQARVKWVEGLTFLGESASGHQILMDGNSGDKAPSPMEMVLMAAGGCSAIDVVSILQKGRQDVTNCEVKLTSERREEAPRLFTHINLHFIVTGHDLKDAAVSRAVDLSAEKYCSVALMLGKAVNITHSYEVIAA, from the coding sequence ATGCAAGCGCGTGTTAAATGGGTTGAAGGGTTAACCTTCCTTGGTGAGTCGGCTTCCGGTCACCAGATTTTGATGGACGGTAACTCCGGTGATAAAGCGCCGAGCCCGATGGAAATGGTGTTGATGGCGGCAGGGGGGTGCAGCGCCATTGACGTGGTTTCTATTCTGCAAAAAGGCCGTCAGGATGTGACGAACTGCGAAGTGAAACTGACTTCAGAACGTCGCGAAGAGGCGCCACGCCTGTTCACCCACATCAATCTGCATTTTATTGTCACGGGTCACGACCTGAAAGATGCCGCCGTTTCGCGTGCGGTTGATCTCTCCGCCGAGAAGTATTGCTCCGTGGCGTTGATGCTGGGAAAAGCGGTCAATATTACCCATTCGTATGAAGTGATTGCTGCCTGA
- the crp gene encoding cAMP-activated global transcriptional regulator CRP: MVLGKPQTDPTLEWFLSHCHIHKYPSKSTLIHQGEKAETLYYIVKGSVAVLIKDEEGKEMILSYLNQGDFIGELGLFEEGQERSAWVRAKTACEVAEISYKKFRQLIQVNPDILMRLSSQMARRLQVTSEKVGNLAFLDVTGRIAQTLLNLAKQPDAMTHPDGMQIKITRQEIGQIVGCSRETVGRILKMLEDQNLISAHGKTIVVYGTR; this comes from the coding sequence ATGGTGCTTGGCAAACCGCAAACAGACCCGACACTCGAATGGTTCTTGTCTCATTGCCACATTCATAAGTACCCGTCCAAGAGCACGCTGATTCACCAGGGTGAAAAAGCAGAAACGTTGTACTACATCGTTAAGGGCTCAGTGGCAGTGTTGATTAAAGATGAGGAAGGGAAAGAAATGATCCTTTCTTATCTGAATCAGGGTGATTTCATTGGCGAACTGGGCCTGTTTGAAGAAGGCCAGGAACGTAGCGCATGGGTTCGAGCGAAAACAGCGTGTGAAGTGGCTGAAATTTCCTATAAGAAATTCCGCCAGTTGATCCAGGTGAACCCGGATATTCTGATGCGCCTGTCTTCCCAAATGGCTCGCCGCCTGCAAGTCACTTCAGAGAAAGTCGGTAACCTGGCCTTCCTCGATGTGACCGGTCGTATCGCCCAGACTCTGCTGAATCTGGCGAAACAGCCTGATGCGATGACTCACCCGGACGGTATGCAGATCAAAATCACTCGCCAGGAGATTGGCCAGATCGTTGGCTGCTCTCGTGAAACCGTTGGTCGTATTCTGAAGATGCTGGAAGATCAGAACCTGATCTCCGCTCACGGTAAAACGATCGTCGTTTACGGCACTCGTTAA
- a CDS encoding YccS/YhfK family putative transporter, translated as MWRRLIYHPEINYALRQTLVLCLPVAVGLIIGQLHLGLLFSLVPACCNIAGLDTPHKRFFKRLIIGASLFAGCSLIMQLLLAQAIPLPLILTGLTLTLGVTAELSALHARLLPASLIAAIFTLSLAGNMPVWEPLLIYALGTLWYGLFNWFWFWLWREQPLRESLSLLYRELADYCEAKYSMLTQHTDPEKALPPLLMRQQKAVDLITQCYQQMHMLSAHHNNDYKRMLRAFQEALDLQEHISVSLHQPEEVQKLVERSHAEQVIRWNAQTVAARLRVLADDILYHRLPTRFTMQKQIGALEKIANQHPDNPVGQFCYWHFSRIARVLRTQRPLYARDLMADKQRRLPLLPALKNYLSLKSPALRNAGRISVMLSIASLMGSALHLPKPYWILMTILFVTQNGYGATRVRILHRSAGTLVGLIIAGVTLHFHIPEGYTLALMLVITLVSYLTIRKNYGWATVGFTLTAVYTLQLLTLDGEQFIIPRFVDTVMGCLIAFGGTVWLWPQWQSGLLRKNAHDALEADQEAIRLILSNDPQPTPLAWQRMRVNQAHNTLFNSLNQAMQEPGFNSHYLEEMKLWVTHSQFIVEHINAMTTLAREHTMLTPDLAQRYLQSCEIALQRCQQRLEYDGPGSSGDVNILEAPEMLTHGPSSTLEQHLQRVIGHLNTMHTISSVAWRQRPHHGIWLSRRLRDMRG; from the coding sequence ATGTGGCGCAGACTGATTTATCACCCAGAAATCAACTATGCACTACGTCAAACACTGGTGCTCTGCTTGCCCGTGGCCGTCGGCCTGATCATCGGGCAGTTACATCTGGGCCTGCTCTTCTCTCTCGTTCCCGCCTGCTGCAATATTGCCGGGCTTGATACTCCGCATAAACGCTTTTTCAAACGCCTGATTATCGGTGCGTCGCTGTTTGCTGGCTGTAGCCTGATCATGCAACTGCTGCTGGCGCAGGCGATACCGTTACCCCTGATCCTGACCGGCCTGACGCTCACGCTTGGCGTCACTGCGGAGTTGAGCGCCCTTCACGCCCGCCTGCTTCCGGCCTCGCTGATTGCGGCGATTTTCACACTGAGCCTGGCAGGAAACATGCCTGTCTGGGAGCCTCTGCTGATCTACGCGCTGGGCACGCTATGGTACGGGTTGTTTAACTGGTTCTGGTTTTGGCTCTGGCGTGAGCAGCCGCTTCGCGAATCACTGAGCCTGTTGTACCGGGAACTGGCAGATTACTGCGAAGCCAAATACAGTATGCTGACCCAGCATACTGACCCGGAAAAAGCGTTGCCGCCACTGCTGATGCGCCAGCAGAAAGCGGTCGACCTCATCACCCAATGCTATCAGCAGATGCACATGCTGTCGGCGCATCACAATAATGACTACAAGCGGATGCTGCGCGCTTTTCAGGAAGCACTGGATCTGCAGGAGCATATCTCCGTCAGTCTGCATCAGCCGGAAGAAGTGCAAAAGCTGGTCGAACGCAGCCACGCGGAGCAGGTGATCCGCTGGAATGCGCAAACGGTCGCCGCTCGCCTGCGCGTACTGGCGGATGACATTCTCTATCACCGACTGCCGACGCGGTTTACCATGCAAAAGCAGATTGGCGCGCTGGAAAAAATTGCGAATCAGCATCCGGATAACCCCGTCGGTCAGTTCTGTTACTGGCATTTCAGCCGTATCGCCCGCGTGCTTCGCACCCAGCGGCCACTCTACGCCCGCGATCTGATGGCCGATAAACAGCGTCGGTTACCGCTGCTACCGGCGCTGAAAAACTACCTCTCATTGAAATCTCCGGCGCTGCGTAATGCCGGGCGGATCAGCGTAATGCTCAGCATTGCCAGTCTGATGGGGTCGGCGTTACATCTGCCGAAACCTTACTGGATCCTGATGACCATTCTGTTTGTGACACAAAACGGTTACGGCGCCACCCGCGTGCGTATTTTGCACCGTTCGGCAGGAACGCTGGTGGGGCTGATTATCGCAGGCGTGACGCTGCACTTTCATATTCCTGAAGGGTATACGCTGGCGCTGATGCTGGTGATCACCCTGGTCAGCTATCTGACCATCCGGAAAAACTACGGATGGGCGACGGTAGGATTTACCCTCACCGCGGTGTATACCCTGCAACTCCTGACGCTGGACGGCGAGCAGTTTATTATCCCGCGATTTGTCGATACGGTCATGGGCTGCCTGATTGCGTTTGGGGGGACCGTCTGGCTGTGGCCGCAGTGGCAGAGCGGTCTGTTGCGTAAAAACGCCCATGACGCGCTGGAGGCCGATCAAGAGGCCATTCGCCTGATTCTGAGTAACGATCCGCAACCGACGCCGCTCGCCTGGCAGCGTATGCGGGTCAATCAGGCGCACAACACGCTGTTTAACTCGCTCAATCAGGCGATGCAGGAACCCGGCTTTAACAGCCATTATCTGGAAGAAATGAAGCTGTGGGTGACGCACAGCCAGTTTATCGTCGAGCACATCAATGCCATGACCACGCTGGCGCGCGAGCATACGATGCTGACGCCCGACCTGGCGCAGCGGTATCTGCAATCGTGTGAAATTGCGCTGCAACGCTGTCAACAACGACTGGAGTACGACGGGCCGGGCAGCTCAGGGGATGTGAACATCCTGGAAGCGCCAGAGATGCTCACCCACGGACCGTCAAGTACCCTGGAACAGCATCTACAGCGTGTTATCGGTCACCTGAACACTATGCATACCATCTCGTCCGTGGCATGGCGTCAGCGGCCGCACCACGGAATCTGGCTCAGCCGCCGGTTGCGGGATATGCGGGGTTAA
- the argD gene encoding bifunctional acetylornithine/succinyldiaminopimelate transaminase, with the protein MATEQNAVTRATFDEVILPIYAPAEFIPVKGKGSRVWDQQGKDYVDFAGGIAVTALGHCHPALVEALKTQGETLWHTSNVFTNEPALRLGRKIIDATFAERVLFMNSGTEANETAFKLARHYACVRHSPFKTKIIAFHNAFHGRSLFTVTVGGQPKYSDGFGPKPADIIHVPFNDLHAVKAVMDDHTCAVVVEPVQGEGGVLAATPAFLQGLRDLCDQHQALLVFDEVQCGMGRTGDLFAYMHYGVTPDILTSAKALGGGFPVSAVLTTQEIASAFHVGSHGSTYGGNPLACAVAEAAFDIINTPDVLGGVVAKRQKFVQHLQQIDEQYHVFSDIRGMGLLIGAELQPQYKGRARDFLYAAADAGVMVLNAGPDVMRFAPSLVVEEADIDEGMRRFADAVAKVVG; encoded by the coding sequence ATGGCAACTGAACAAAATGCAGTAACCCGGGCAACTTTCGATGAAGTCATTCTGCCAATTTATGCACCGGCGGAGTTTATTCCGGTAAAAGGAAAAGGCAGCCGGGTCTGGGATCAGCAGGGCAAGGATTACGTTGATTTCGCGGGCGGGATTGCGGTGACTGCGCTGGGACATTGCCATCCGGCGCTGGTGGAGGCTCTGAAAACCCAGGGCGAAACGCTCTGGCATACCAGTAACGTTTTCACCAACGAACCTGCACTGCGTCTGGGGCGAAAAATTATCGACGCCACTTTTGCCGAACGCGTGCTGTTCATGAACTCCGGGACCGAAGCCAACGAAACGGCGTTCAAGCTGGCGCGTCATTATGCCTGTGTGCGCCATAGCCCGTTTAAAACTAAAATCATTGCCTTTCATAATGCGTTCCACGGTCGCTCGTTGTTTACCGTTACCGTGGGGGGGCAGCCGAAGTATTCCGATGGCTTTGGACCAAAACCGGCGGATATCATCCACGTTCCGTTTAACGATCTCCACGCGGTGAAAGCGGTGATGGACGACCATACCTGCGCGGTCGTGGTTGAACCGGTGCAGGGCGAGGGCGGCGTTCTGGCCGCGACGCCGGCGTTCCTGCAAGGTTTGCGTGACCTCTGCGATCAGCATCAGGCGCTGTTGGTGTTTGATGAAGTGCAATGCGGGATGGGGCGCACCGGCGACCTGTTTGCTTATATGCACTACGGCGTGACGCCGGATATTCTCACCAGTGCGAAAGCCCTGGGCGGCGGTTTCCCGGTGAGCGCGGTATTAACGACTCAGGAGATCGCCTCAGCGTTTCACGTCGGCTCTCATGGATCAACCTACGGCGGTAACCCGCTGGCCTGTGCGGTGGCGGAGGCGGCGTTCGACATCATCAACACCCCGGATGTGCTGGGCGGCGTGGTGGCGAAACGGCAGAAATTTGTTCAACATCTGCAACAGATTGATGAGCAGTACCATGTGTTCAGCGACATTCGCGGCATGGGCCTGTTGATTGGCGCCGAGTTGCAACCGCAGTACAAAGGACGCGCGCGTGATTTCCTCTATGCGGCGGCGGATGCCGGCGTAATGGTGTTGAATGCCGGTCCGGACGTGATGCGCTTTGCGCCATCGCTGGTGGTGGAAGAGGCGGATATCGACGAAGGGATGCGGCGTTTTGCTGACGCTGTTGCGAAGGTTGTCGGTTAA
- the pabA gene encoding aminodeoxychorismate synthase component 2, which yields MILLIDNYDSFTWNLYQYFCELGADVQVKRNDELTLSQIDALKPQKIVISPGPCTPDDAGISLDVIRHYAGRLPILGVCLGHQAMAQAFGATIVRAAKVMHGKTSPIRHTGQGVFQGLTNPLTVTRYHSLLIDPATLPDCFEVTAWSETQEIMGIRHTTWDLEGVQFHPESILSEQGHQLLANFLSR from the coding sequence ATGATCCTGCTTATCGACAACTACGATTCTTTCACCTGGAACCTCTACCAGTATTTTTGCGAGCTGGGCGCTGACGTGCAGGTTAAGCGCAATGATGAATTGACGCTGTCGCAGATCGATGCGCTGAAGCCGCAAAAAATCGTCATTTCGCCCGGTCCCTGCACCCCGGATGATGCCGGAATTTCGCTGGATGTGATTCGCCATTACGCCGGGCGTTTGCCGATACTGGGGGTTTGTCTGGGGCATCAGGCGATGGCGCAGGCATTTGGCGCAACCATCGTGCGTGCCGCTAAAGTGATGCACGGAAAAACGTCACCCATCCGCCACACGGGACAGGGCGTGTTTCAGGGATTAACTAACCCCCTTACCGTCACCCGTTATCATTCGCTTCTTATCGATCCCGCCACGCTTCCCGACTGCTTTGAGGTGACCGCCTGGAGCGAAACGCAGGAGATCATGGGGATCCGCCATACAACGTGGGATCTGGAGGGCGTGCAGTTTCATCCGGAAAGTATTCTCAGCGAACAGGGCCATCAGCTGCTGGCAAATTTCCTCAGTCGGTGA
- a CDS encoding putative adenosine monophosphate-protein transferase Fic, with protein sequence MSAKIGDDRDPYLYPGLNVMRNRLGIHQVERLEQAAYELTALRAATIELGPSKRGLPHLCAIHRQLYQDVFDWAGHLREVDIYQGDTRFCHFAYIEKEGNALMQDLEEEGYLIGLPKEKFVNRLAHYYCEINVLHPFRLGSGMAQRIFFEQLAVHAGYLLRWRDVPVAEWNRANQEGAMGDLSALQAIFRKGVSEAEETE encoded by the coding sequence ATGAGCGCTAAAATCGGCGACGACCGCGATCCGTATCTCTACCCCGGACTGAACGTGATGCGTAACCGTCTGGGGATCCACCAGGTTGAGCGTCTGGAGCAGGCCGCGTACGAACTCACCGCGCTGCGTGCGGCGACCATCGAACTGGGGCCGTCGAAGCGCGGCTTGCCTCACCTGTGTGCTATCCATCGTCAGCTTTACCAGGACGTTTTTGACTGGGCAGGTCACCTGCGTGAAGTGGATATCTACCAGGGGGATACCCGCTTCTGCCACTTCGCTTACATCGAAAAAGAGGGCAATGCCCTGATGCAGGATCTGGAAGAAGAAGGCTATCTGATAGGGCTGCCGAAAGAGAAATTCGTCAATCGCCTTGCGCATTATTACTGTGAGATCAACGTTCTGCATCCGTTTCGTCTTGGCAGCGGCATGGCGCAGCGGATTTTCTTTGAACAACTGGCTGTTCATGCCGGTTATCTTCTTCGCTGGAGGGATGTTCCGGTGGCGGAGTGGAATCGGGCGAATCAGGAAGGGGCGATGGGCGACCTTAGCGCATTACAGGCGATATTTCGTAAAGGGGTAAGCGAAGCCGAGGAAACTGAGTAG
- a CDS encoding YhfG family protein: MKKLTDRQKSRLWEQLRNVNFQASRRLEGVEQPLITLNATEALARLEELRRHYER; the protein is encoded by the coding sequence GTGAAAAAACTCACCGACAGGCAAAAATCCCGGCTCTGGGAACAACTGCGAAATGTGAATTTTCAGGCCAGTCGCCGTCTTGAGGGCGTCGAACAGCCGCTAATCACGCTTAACGCCACAGAGGCGCTGGCGCGTCTGGAAGAACTCCGGAGGCACTATGAGCGCTAA
- the ppiA gene encoding peptidylprolyl isomerase A produces the protein MLKSTLAAVAAVFALSALSPAALAAKGDPHVLLTTSAGNIELELNSQKAPVSVQNFVDYVNSGFYNNTTFHRVIPGFMVQGGGFTEQMQQKKPNPPIKNEADNGLRNTRGTIAMARTADKDSATSQFFINVADNAFLDHGQRDFGYAVFGKVVKGMDVADKISQVPTHDVGPYQNVPSKPVVILSAKVLP, from the coding sequence ATGCTCAAATCGACCCTGGCGGCTGTTGCAGCTGTTTTCGCCCTTTCTGCTCTCTCTCCCGCAGCGTTGGCGGCAAAAGGGGATCCGCACGTTTTGCTGACAACCTCTGCAGGTAATATTGAACTGGAACTGAATAGCCAGAAAGCGCCTGTTTCAGTGCAAAACTTTGTCGATTATGTGAACAGCGGTTTCTATAACAACACCACGTTTCACCGCGTGATCCCGGGCTTCATGGTCCAGGGCGGTGGTTTCACCGAGCAGATGCAGCAGAAGAAACCCAATCCTCCGATTAAAAACGAAGCCGACAACGGCCTGCGCAACACGCGCGGCACCATCGCGATGGCGCGTACTGCTGATAAAGACAGCGCGACCAGCCAGTTCTTTATCAACGTAGCGGATAACGCCTTCCTCGATCACGGCCAGCGTGACTTCGGTTATGCCGTATTTGGTAAAGTTGTGAAAGGGATGGACGTGGCTGATAAGATCTCCCAGGTTCCGACCCATGATGTTGGCCCTTACCAGAATGTGCCGTCAAAACCGGTGGTTATCCTCTCCGCAAAAGTTCTGCCGTAA
- the tsgA gene encoding MFS transporter TsgA → MTNSNRIKLTWISFLSYALTGALVIVTGMVMGNIAEYFHLPVSSMSNTFTFLNAGILISIFLNAWLMEIVPLKTQLRFGFILMVLAVAGLMFSHSLALFSAAMFVLGLVSGITMSIGTFLITQMYEGRQRGSRLLFTDSFFSMAGMIFPMVAAFLLARSIEWYWVYACIGLVYVAIFLLTFGCEFPPLGKHAPQSDTPAVKEKWGIGVLFLSVAALCYILGQLGFISWVPEYAKGLGMSLNDAGTLVSNFWMSYMFGMWAFSFILRFFDLQRILTVLAALATVLMYLFITGTPEHMPWFILALGFFSSAIYTTIITLGSQQTRVASPKLVNFVLTCGTIGTMLTFVVTGPIVAHSGPQAALLTANGLYAIVFVMCFILGFVTRHRQHDAPTAP, encoded by the coding sequence ATGACTAACAGCAATCGTATCAAGCTCACATGGATTAGCTTTCTCTCCTACGCCCTCACCGGTGCGTTGGTTATTGTCACCGGGATGGTGATGGGAAACATCGCAGAGTATTTCCATCTGCCGGTTTCCAGTATGAGTAATACCTTCACCTTCCTGAACGCCGGTATTTTGATCTCCATTTTCCTCAATGCCTGGCTGATGGAAATCGTCCCGTTGAAAACGCAGTTGCGTTTCGGCTTTATCCTGATGGTGCTGGCCGTGGCGGGACTGATGTTCAGCCATAGCCTGGCCCTGTTCTCCGCCGCAATGTTTGTACTGGGACTGGTCAGCGGGATCACGATGTCGATTGGTACGTTCCTGATTACACAGATGTACGAAGGCCGTCAGCGCGGCTCTCGTCTGTTGTTCACCGACTCCTTTTTCAGTATGGCCGGGATGATCTTCCCGATGGTCGCCGCGTTCCTGCTGGCGCGCAGCATCGAGTGGTACTGGGTGTACGCCTGCATCGGTCTGGTCTATGTGGCTATTTTCCTTCTGACCTTCGGCTGTGAATTCCCGCCGCTGGGCAAACACGCGCCGCAGAGCGACACGCCGGCCGTGAAAGAGAAATGGGGTATCGGCGTGCTGTTCCTGTCAGTCGCCGCGCTGTGTTACATCCTTGGCCAGTTGGGCTTTATCTCCTGGGTACCTGAGTACGCGAAAGGGCTGGGGATGAGCCTGAACGACGCCGGCACGCTGGTCAGCAACTTCTGGATGTCGTACATGTTCGGGATGTGGGCCTTCAGCTTCATTCTGCGTTTCTTCGACTTACAGCGTATTCTGACCGTGCTGGCCGCCCTGGCTACCGTACTGATGTACCTGTTCATCACCGGTACGCCTGAACATATGCCGTGGTTTATTCTGGCACTGGGCTTCTTCTCGAGCGCCATCTATACCACCATTATCACCCTGGGTTCGCAGCAGACCCGAGTGGCCTCGCCAAAACTGGTTAACTTCGTACTGACCTGTGGCACCATCGGCACCATGCTGACGTTTGTCGTTACCGGCCCTATCGTGGCGCATAGCGGTCCTCAGGCCGCCCTGCTTACCGCGAATGGCCTGTACGCCATCGTCTTCGTCATGTGCTTCATCCTGGGCTTTGTCACTCGCCATCGCCAGCACGACGCCCCGACTGCACCGTAA